The Phyllobacterium zundukense DNA segment CCTATCTTGACCTGACGCCTCCACAGAAGGTTCTCAGTGACGGCCGCGTAATCACCGAAAGAGCCATCTTCGACGCACCCACCTCCCGCTCCTTTCTGCAGAAGGACTTATACTCGACGTTCTTCGGAACTTCCGTCAACGACGAGATTGAGCGTCGTCTGTTTGGTGACATCGATGCCAGGGGTTCTAATGCTGTCAGGGCCTTCGCTGGAAATGACGTCCGTCAATGGCACCGCAATTTCCAAACCCTTTTCGAATACATTGACATCCAGAAAATACGCACGCCCAAGGGATTAGATTGGCTGAAAGCTCAGTATCCTACGCTCACCCAGAACGAATTGATGCAGGAGATGCAGGGAATCCGCATGATGCACTGCACGATATGGACGGAAGGGGTACGCGAGATCGTCTCTGCCGAAGACGCCGATGTGAAGTTCATCATCAGCGACCATCCGGTCACAATCTACAATCACGCGGTTCCACCCGAGGCGCGGACATCCGCCTATCCACGTGATCCGAAGATCGCTTTGAAGGCTTCACAGACGATCTTTCCGCTGAACCGCGATTACTGTCTAATCCTTACCAACCTTGAGTACGCACAGGACCCGGCGACAAGCCCCCTCGACAAGCGGACCTTTGCGCGCAACTATCGGAGCTCGATGGTTCGAACCGACGCGTTCATTCGCACTCGAAAGCTCTCGAGCCAAGAAGTCGCACGCGTCAACTATGTCGTAAAGGCGCGTGCTCGCCGCTATATCGCCGCCGGGCGCAAGGAATGGCTTTATCCCGAAGAGACCGTTTCCGATCCTTGGGGTGAGCTGCGGAAGACTCTTCTGCCACCCGAGGACGAACTCTTTCACTTCGGCGGCGAGATGTTTGCGCGGTTCGAGGACGGTCGTGTCCACTATCAAGACGAGTTCGGCAGAAC contains these protein-coding regions:
- a CDS encoding DUF4238 domain-containing protein, with the protein product MSKTRKNHYVPQWYQEGFFELGRNTLAYLDLTPPQKVLSDGRVITERAIFDAPTSRSFLQKDLYSTFFGTSVNDEIERRLFGDIDARGSNAVRAFAGNDVRQWHRNFQTLFEYIDIQKIRTPKGLDWLKAQYPTLTQNELMQEMQGIRMMHCTIWTEGVREIVSAEDADVKFIISDHPVTIYNHAVPPEARTSAYPRDPKIALKASQTIFPLNRDYCLILTNLEYAQDPATSPLDKRTFARNYRSSMVRTDAFIRTRKLSSQEVARVNYVVKARARRYIAAGRKEWLYPEETVSDPWGELRKTLLPPEDELFHFGGEMFARFEDGRVHYQDEFGRTEKQRGLSEERPASQAATP